A region of the Chroicocephalus ridibundus chromosome 1, bChrRid1.1, whole genome shotgun sequence genome:
tcttttatgttggaCCATTATGTGTCTCAGGTAGCATTCTGGTCCATCGTATTGTTATGTGGCCCAAGTCAGGGGGGAAATCACTCCAAGTACCGAGTGGCCCAAAAGGGCAGAGGGTTTGCACCACCACAGCTGGCCAGGTTTTTGATGGTGTTTGAGAAGTTTCTGAGTGATTCTGTAGGGCTGGACTGCCTCTGCTGACCAGCCTCAAAAGGTTTGGGAGTGCCTCTGGGATGAGGCTGATGCTGTCCCTGATGTCTGCCATCAGacgttgccatgccaccaccagCCAGCCCAGACAGATGAGACACAGTTGGGTTTGCACAGCCTCACACTTCAGCTGCACAAATTGTTTCTTCCTCTGCATGGAACTCTGTCATACGCCACACCTATCACTGCATCAACGGAAAATGCAAGAAATCCCTCATGAAGAAGAGTTTCCACCTCCTGTCTTCCCAACAAATGTCTTTTCCTAACTCAGTGGTCTCCTTTCAAGCTCCTGCTTGAAGTTTTGCGAGGGTCTGGCAGACACAAAAGCCAAGAGGTGCTGGCTGTTTTCAAATAGCACTTGGAATGAGCTGTGATCAAAACCAAATTCCCTCCTTTTCAGTGCAATTTCTGGCCCTCATCCGTGAGCTCCCAGTCTCCCTAGCATGCATTTATAAGAGAACCCTTGTGAGAGGATGGTCGGAGCAAGCGTTTGCCTTTTAGCAAAGCCCTGCAGTGCTTTTGCGCAAGAAACAAGAGCTTACAGTGACTGCAAACAGTTGCTGCGTTTGTGTTGACTGGCCGTGGTTTTCGGGTGCTGGGGgtttccaaagcaaataaaatgttattCATCAAAGCGGGCTCCCTCCCCTACTTTCAGTTGTTGAAAATACTACAAAGCAAGATGGAAAGAAACATGTAATCCTTCATCATCACAGTGAGGATTTACTTGTTTATTTAGATTCCTTGTCTGTTCCAAATGTTCTGCCAGAGAAAGCCCATCCAGGCTCCAGGAGTGCTTGACACACGTAAAAAAAATTCTAGATGTATATAGGAGATAAATCCAGCAGAAGACACTGCCTTCCCTCACAGCTCACCAGTGCGGCAATCAGCTGAAAGTCCCACTTGCACAATAAAATATCTCAGGATGCTTTTcgtaggaaaaaaaggaaggaggtaCGTTGCCCTCTGGGCGGAAACAGATTTCGATGGTTTCGATCAGAAACTTTATGGTGAGGTTGTCCTTGAGCCCCAGGCACCTGCtctttttctgcttgcaaaatgTTGCCCAGGTAGAAAACATGGAACTCGGTGCCTTTGTAGTCAGTGAAACGAGAGAGTCGTGTTCAGAGCCTCCCTAGGAGGTGGAGATCACCCTCTTGAAGGGTGTCTCTCCCTGCAGACACTGCAGGGGAAACCAAAAGAGAGAGGAGTTTCACTTTTAGCCACTTAAAAGAAGGCAGCTGAATCCTGTCCCAAGTGGCACTGTGCATCAGGAGCACAACTCGTTTGCACTGAAACTACTCATCAGCCTTTGTAGCTGGTTTTTCTCATTCCATTCCTATTGCTGCACCTACAAACAGGAGGCAAGTCAGAAACAGGAGACCGTAAACATGGCAATCACATATAGCTGAGATGAGATAGACCTCTGGGTCATCCTAGGATGAGGTAGTAGAGGAAGAGCAATTGTTCAACAGATGGTTTGCATTTGGACCATCATCCAGCCCAGCAGGTTTGAACCCTGGGAGCTGCTCTTCTAGTAATGCCTTGGGTGCAGCACCTTTGAAgccaactccttttttttttaacctaagaacCACAGGCATGAGTGGACATCAAGAGCCTGATGTCCCTTCTGGGGGAAGAGCAACAGGCAGGCTCACGTCAAAATCTGAAGTTTCTGAAGGGCTGCTAAGCTGAATCAAATCTAGAATTTTCCAAAAGTGACACCCCTTGGCCTGAACTCCGCTTTCATACCAGAAATGGGCCAGCCTTCCTCCATAAATTCAATGTAACCTCAGTGGATTGGACAGGTCTGTCAAAACAGTTCATAAAAGTAATTGTGAATCACTAGTATCATTAAGATCTATGATTTTGGGTCTTATCTGAATACAGAAGCAAAAGAGAGGATTTTactaaaaaaggttaaaaaaagaatagaacttctaaaaaaaaagcattttacttttgAAGAGCTATGAGCTGTTTCAAGGAACATCTGAATTAATCCTTGCTTTAAGAAGCTTTTGTATAAAGCTCACCTGTTGCTATTTCGTTTCTGCTGTCCCCTCAGCTCATGTGCTCCTCGGTCCAGAAAGCCCTGTTCGAGGAGGAGGACAGAGTgaagaagctgcagcagaaggTGGCGACGCTGGAGAAGCGCAACAAGCAGCTGCGAGATCGGGTCAAGAAAGTCAAGAGGTCTCTCCGGCAAGCCAGGAAAAACACCAGGCACATGGAGCAAATGAACCGAAAGCTCAGCGAGAAACTTTCCTCTGCAGGTGGTCAAATCCCCTATATTAACTCTTTGAAGCAGGAGAACTCCCATGGTACCTACCTTAAAGTATAATGCAAGGGTAAGTGCTCAGGCCAATGATAATGGTGAATTTTGCCTGCATTAGATCAGGATCTGGCCCTCACACCTTGTCTACGCTGTGCTTCAAACCTTGCATGGGAAGTGAATCTGAACTTGCTTTAGACACAGTGCTGGATTAAACAGGAATGCAAACCGTGCTCGGCTGGGTGTTGGAAGCACAGCCCAAAGCCATGTCCTCACTGTGCTTCGTGGACATAGGCCCAGACCATGATCTGTGCCTCTTGGCCCTCAcccacctccacctccctcaCCAGTTTCAGGTTGTCTTTGATGAAAGTGCCAGATCAGCCCTATGGGCCATTGCAGGCACTTGACACAGAAAATCTTGGAAAGATCTGGTGCCTACTTACCTCCTCCACATGGGCTGGGCAAGCAAGGCCGGGGGGATATATGGAGATGGATGCTCTAGGAAGGATGCAGGCACGAATGCTCTTTGGTCCATCATCACCCCCAAGCTCTCAACCTCCCTTAAGCATGACTAAAGTCTACATCCAGTGTCTGAGCAAACTCTATGTCCGGGACACAGTCAGTTTGGGTCCCCCTTCAAAATGAAGCATAGATGTGCCCAAATTATCTTAAGAGCATTTCTAAATCTCCctaaatattctaaataaaatATCTAATATTTTTTATTGTACCAGGAAGTGCCTCAAAGGTCTCAGTAACTCCCTCAGGTGCCTTTATCATTGCCCGTGGAAGCCACGTCATTTTGGGACTGTGTCTAGGACCTAATCCAGCTCCTGTGGTCAGGAATGGACTTAGCCTGACTATTGATGGGTGCTGGATCAGGCCCAGCAGACAGTTTCAGATCCCGTTTTCAAGCAGGTTTAATTTACAGTGTGGACAAGGCTTCAAGTTTTGTAATCACTGTTTGAGGTACAACGGGGGTTGCTGGGCAGCCTCCCTTAGTTACACTTAGATACTGTAGAGACCACATCAATATCAACAGGGCATTAAAAACTAAGGtagtttatatatgtatatatttttaaatcctatagaaaatatttttattacacatttGATATAGtctaatttcttaaaatatgaagTAAATCCTGTTTCTTGGTTatctcgttaaaaaaaaaaaaaaaagcctgattctTGGTTatctcgttaaaaaaaaaaaagcccatcctGTCCTTTATTAGACATTTACAGACTGAGTTCTGCTCAAGCAGCGTAGGTTAAGGCATCTGTGGCTGATAAAATTTTCAGCTGTGTTAATGTACCAGAGCGTGCCTTGGGTTTTGGTACTCAACCACCCTTCCTTCATAACAGCACTCCATAAGGAGAGAAAGATAGAGgagtttttgtggttttcttcccttctcaaaatagtttttcttaCTCTGAGCATGAGACCGGAGTGCAGATATGCTTCGTGCTTTTCGACAGGGGCAGCCAGCCCTTGCCCAGCCCCGGGCAACACGGATAACCTGCCCGGGCTAAACGCGATTTGTACGAGGTGGGCTGATCCAGATGATCTTTAACATAGAGGTGAGGCCCTCAGAAATACCAGCGTGTAAACCACCGCTCTGCTCCTAACCCTCCACACTTTACCAGAGCGCTGCATGGTCTCCATGCTGTGTCTCAGCACTCAGAATACTCAAAATCAGAGTATATCCAGGCTACAGCCCTGCTGGACCACGCTTTAACTATCCTGCGCTAGGAAAAGCCCGTATCAGCTTTCAGCCACGAGCTTCAGTCCAAGCTGAACTCAGAATTTAAGCCTTGTGTTGGCTTTTAGGATGCTGCTGAGTTTAATTACCTTCCAGTTTTGCTCCTTTTggaaataaagctgctttttttttttttttccccttctttctccttctcctcccctcttgaAATAATATTGGCATTTCTAAAGATTCTGACTCTTCCACAAGCTCCGCTGGTTTCAAGGGCTTTGCCTACCGAATCAGCACAATTTGAGTTGTTTTGTGCTGCAGTCAGCAATGCTGTTTCCTGAGAATTGCTACAGACCTAAGGCTTCCCTAGAAGCCAATCAAGAGATTTTTAACTCCAAAATTTAAATCCATAGGAAagtaactacattttttttttctttttggtttgtttctggtttCTAAACTGCTGTTTAAATAAATGAACTGGTTTTTTCTCGTATAGGTATTAAAAGCTtgtgttttcatgttttgttaataaaaatatttcctctggtATTCATTCATGTTTTATAAATGTTTGTATAAAGCTGAGAAAGTATAGTTAACAGAGCTACATCTTTGCTATTCTAACAGATTTTCCAAACGCGGTgttgaaaatctttttcttttagctgataTTTTTGTCTCTTCGTGAAAAGATTGGAATCTTCCCCCTTtctctagcttaaaaaaaaaaaaaaaaaaaaaagtaaacctttTTGTTCTCCTTGTCAGTTTTGTGAGAATTTTGTtactttgcaaagaaaacaaaaacaacccccccccaaacgcGAAATCCAAATGCAACCCAAAATTTCCCCTCTggctacaaaacc
Encoded here:
- the CCDC3 gene encoding coiled-coil domain-containing protein 3 isoform X2, whose translation is MDENYILLPHGVNFQEAIFPDTQENRRMFASLFQFSNCSQAQHVLSFSSDWEIQEDNRLMCSSVQKALFEEEDRVKKLQQKVATLEKRNKQLRDRVKKVKRSLRQARKNTRHMEQMNRKLSEKLSSAGGQIPYINSLKQENSHGTYLKV